GAGGCGGCAGCCGAAATGATCGCAAAGCGTCCTGCTTTTGAGCCTGAAAGTAGAATTGCAACCATTGTAGGGCCTCTGAAGGATGCAAAGGTCGATCCCGACGTAGTTATTCTTGTGGATAAGCCGGAAACCATTTACTGGATCATCCCGGCAAGTACCTATTACAAAGGCGGAAGGGTAAACTTCAGCAGTGCAGCTTTTCAGGCAACCTGTGCCGACACAACCATCCTGCCGAGCCTGACAGGAGAAATAAATCTCTCTTTAGGCTGCTTCGGGTGCAGGAAAGCCACTGACATCGAAAATGATGAAATGCTTATAGGGATTCCTTTTAACAAGCTTGAAGACATTGTTAATTCCCTTGAAAAACTCTATGAAGGTCCGTTGCCAAAAGCAAGGCATAAATAATCCTTGATTTTTTTCTTTTTTCTTATCTTTTTTCTTTTTATTTTTAAATGAGGTTTTTTCTTTTCTCATTGAGTTTTTCTATCTTTTTTTCCTTATTATGAATCCCGCCAATAAATTTATTTATTTCATGTAAATATTTATACCTGCAAAGTTTATTTATGTTTATAATACCTATTCGTCTTAAAAATCCCTGGGAGAAAAAGTGTGCAGTGTGCATTGTGCAGGAATAAGGAATGCCTTGTAGGTAAAAACTGCTCTGTTATCAAATCGGGACTTGAGTATAGTGGCGAGGATCTTAAAGCGATCCGGATGTCCGCCTGGCTTGAGGCAGAACCTACAAAAAAGACAAAATTGGAAGAAATTGCAATTTACTCAAAGAGGCTTGGGTACAGGAAGATAGGAATCGCTTTCTGTATTGAGCATGAAAGGGAAGCAAGACGGGTCTATGATATTCTTTCAAGGTATTTTGAGGTGTTTTCAGTTTGCTGTAAGGTTTGCAGCCTTGAAAAAGAAAGCGTTGGCATCAAAAAAATCGATAATCTGGAATTTGAAGTTGCCTGCAATCCTATAGGCCAGGCCCTCCTCCTGAACGATGATTGCACTGACCTGAATCTCATGTTAGGGCTTAAAACAGGCTATGACATTCTCTTTGTAAAATACGCGGAAGCTCCTTCGATAACACTTCCTCTTCTGGAACTGCCCTATCTCGGGGATTCAGCAATTGATTTTATCGACTAAATTTTTAAAAAGAACTCTTTAATTTTTGTGATTTTAAGCTTCGGAGAAATGCATGTCCGAAAAATCCAAATGCAAATCTAAAACTGACTCTAAACCCTATTCCGAACTTCTGAGTATCAGGGCTCATCACCTCTGTTGTATCCAGGGATTCCAGGGGCATGGGTACAGCCCGGCTTTTGTTGCAAATATGCGGGCTGTGATTTCGGATCTTGAGGCCTTTCCTTCCAGATCTCTCAAGCTTGTAACTGTATGTGATGCAATCTGTGTT
The Methanosarcina sp. WWM596 DNA segment above includes these coding regions:
- a CDS encoding DUF169 domain-containing protein, producing the protein MDYTQLAEKLVKFLDLRYEPVAVKVVKKGEPIPEGYQEPEKNLRHCQSIMKARKGESFIIPAGKHACVVGASGLGLIPTPPKVASGEFHHNLGMFNSVEAAAEMIAKRPAFEPESRIATIVGPLKDAKVDPDVVILVDKPETIYWIIPASTYYKGGRVNFSSAAFQATCADTTILPSLTGEINLSLGCFGCRKATDIENDEMLIGIPFNKLEDIVNSLEKLYEGPLPKARHK
- a CDS encoding DUF1847 domain-containing protein, with the translated sequence MQCALCRNKECLVGKNCSVIKSGLEYSGEDLKAIRMSAWLEAEPTKKTKLEEIAIYSKRLGYRKIGIAFCIEHEREARRVYDILSRYFEVFSVCCKVCSLEKESVGIKKIDNLEFEVACNPIGQALLLNDDCTDLNLMLGLKTGYDILFVKYAEAPSITLPLLELPYLGDSAIDFID